From Argopecten irradians isolate NY chromosome 2, Ai_NY, whole genome shotgun sequence, the proteins below share one genomic window:
- the LOC138317022 gene encoding uncharacterized protein yields the protein MYSENDESEYYVYLNDLPQGIGRNSNRPYLHVRVYFPAMVNMDANVRLLVGMLLLAATSANPIRTPWTSVLFRRQAPPLICTSYSELQLVLDDKFNRVASGAARDLFEHDTHVTHDEMSSLAEGMCSDLASITDQFLDELTSCPNEDEVKSNMNIFSGLCWANGTMTSLLQELLTGFKSVNFGWDTECGELVRPILGICGGDPIHQSKDMTAGPKVYKRIMTKQESCISSHFDTVDGVAGACGDIESLKILAHILNLLFKLGPGVIFQLSDFGLD from the exons ATGTACTCTGAAAATGACGAGTCtgaatattatgtatatttgaatGATTTGCCTCAGGGTATAGGTCGTAACAGTAACCGTCCATAcctacatgtacgtgtatacTTTCCAGCGATGGTCAACATGGATGCCAATGTTAGACTGCTAG TTGGGATGCTCTTGTTGGCAGCTACTTCAGCGAATCCGATACGTACACCATGGACTAGTGTTCTGTTTCGGAGACAGGCTCCACCCTTGATTTGTACGTCGTATTCTGAACTACAACTAGTTCTGGATGATAAGTTCAACCGTGTTGCTTCGGGAGCAGCCAGAGATTTATTTGAGCACGATACACACGTGACGCATGATGAAATGTCTTCACTTGCTGAGGGAATGTGcag TGATCTCGCATCTATAACCGACCAGTTTCTTGACGAGCTGACCAGTTGCCCCAATGAGGACGAAGTTAAGTCGAACATGAACATATTCAGTGGGCTTTGCTGGGCTAATGGCACAATGACATCTTTACTTCAAGAAT TACTTACAGGTTTCAAAAGTGTTAACTTTGGCTGGGACACTGAATGTGGCGAACTGGTGAGGCCTATATTGGGCATATGTGGTGGCGATCCTATCCATCAATCAAAGGACATGACAGCAGGTCCGAAAGTTTACAAAAG aattaTGACTAAACAAGAATCCTGTATTTCTAGCCATTTTGACACTGTAGATGGCGTTGCAGGTGCTTGTGGTGACATAGAAAGCCTGAAGATACTCGCCCACATTTTAAATCTTCTCTTTAAACTGGGACCTGGAGTAATATTCCAACTCTCCGATTTCGGACTCGATTAA